A window of Hippoglossus stenolepis isolate QCI-W04-F060 chromosome 16, HSTE1.2, whole genome shotgun sequence contains these coding sequences:
- the adsl gene encoding adenylosuccinate lyase produces MEAADETMKYRSPLVSRYASKEMAFNFSDRKKFSTWRKLWIYLAQAEKTLGLPITDAQVQEMESHADDIDFVMAAEEERKLRHDVMAHVHTFAHCCPTAAPIIHLGATSCYVGDNTDLIMLRDGFDILLPKLARVIDRLMNFAEKYADLPTLGYTHYQPAQLTTVGKRACLWLQDLAMDMRNLQRARDDLRFRGVKGTTGTQASFLQLFQGDHDKVEELDRMVTEMAGFKKAYLVTGQTYSRKVDVDCLSSLASLGATVHKICTDIRLLANLKEIEEPFEKDQIGSSAMAYKRNPMRAERCCSLARHLVALLANPLQTASVQWLERTLDDSANRRISLPESFLTADIILTTLQNITEGLVVYPKVIERHIRHELPFMATENIIMAMVKAGGNRQDCHEKIRVLSQEAAAVVKQEGGDNDLLARVQQDPYFAPILCQLDALLEPKTFIGRAPQQVTRFLSEEVRPLLEPYKAKMDVKIELEL; encoded by the exons ATGGAGGCGGCAGACGAGACGATGAAGTACCGCTCTCCTCTGGTGTCCAGGTACGCCAGCAAGGAGATGGCCTTCAACTTCAGCGACCGGAAGAAGTTCAGCACCTGGAGGAAGCTGTGGATCTACCTGGCCCAGGCGGAGAAG aCTTTGGGTTTGCCCATCACCGACGCCCAGGTCCAGGAGATGGAGAGCCATGCGGACGACATTGACTTTGTCATGGCGGCCGAAGAAGAGCGCAAGCTCAGGCACGACGTCATGGCTCACGTGCACACCTTCGCACACTGCTGCCCCACTGCCGCTCCAATCATCCACCTCGGAGCCACGTCCTGCTACGTCGGAGACAACACT gatCTGATTATGCTGCGTGACGGATTCGACATCCTCTTGCCTAAG CTGGCCAGAGTCATCGACAGACTGATGAACTTTGCAGAGAAATACGCTGACCTCCCCACGCTTGGCTACACACACTACCA GCCCGCCCAGTTGACCACAGTCGGGAAGCGAGCGTGTCTGTGGCTGCAGGACTTGGCCATGGACATGCGGAACCTCCAGAGAGCCCGCGACGACCTGCGTTTCAGGGGGGTGAAGGGGACCACCGGGACCCAGGCCAGCTTCCTGCAGCTCTTCCAGGGGGACCACGACAAA GTGGAGGAGCTTGACAGGATGGTGACGGAGATGGCTGGCTTCAAAAA AGCCTACCTGGTGACGGGCCAGACGTACAGTCGGAAGGTGGACGTGGACTGTTTGTCCAGCCTGGCCAGTTTGGGAGCAACTGTTCACAAG atCTGTACCGACATCCGCCTGCTCGCCAACCTGAAGGAGATCGAGGAGCCTTTTGAGAAAGATCAGATCG GTTCCAGTGCCATGGCGTACAAGAGGAACCCCATGCGAGCGGAGCGTTGCTGCAGCTTGGCTCGACACCTGGTGGCGCTGTTGGCCAACCCGCTGCAGAcggcctcagtgcagtggctgGAGAGGACACTGGACGACAGCGCTAACAG GAGGATCTCGCTGCCCGAGTCCTTCCTCACAGCAGACATCATCCTCACCACGCTGCAGAACATCACAGAGGGACTGGTGGTTTACCCCAAAGTCATCGAGAGACACATCCGCCACGAGCTTCCCTTCATGGCCACAGAGAACATCATTATGGCCATGGTGAAGGCTGGTGGAAACAGACAG GACTGCCACGAGAAGATCCGCGTTCTGTCCCAGGAGGCAGCAGCTGTGGTCAAACAGGAGGGCGGTGATAACGACCTTCTGGCCAGAGTTCAGCAAGACCCCTACTTCGCCCCCATCCTGTGTCAGCTGGACGCCCTGCTGGAGCCCAAGACCTTCATCGGCCGCGCTCCGCAGCAG gTGACCAGGTTCCTGTCTGAAGAAGTACGCCCCCTGCTGGAGCCATACAAAGCAAAGATGGATGTCAAGATTGAGCTCGagctctga